The following proteins are co-located in the Paludibaculum fermentans genome:
- a CDS encoding glycoside hydrolase family 27 protein: MRTAITVLLAAWISLGAQNKDISGTWVAKQNSPMGEMEIVYELKVEKGRITGTQRMPFGDFPITGGKLEGDRFEMTVETEFFGNVQKRVVKGKIAGDALEVELAMPAPPPGMAQGGPGGGPQGAPFGSATVTARRGTPTPSNRAPGIDYNSLPKIALPSITELPRNGLSPTPPMGWSSWNKFGAKIDDKTIRSVADAMVASGMGDAGYTYVNIDDGWQGKRDESGVLQPNSGFPDMKALADYVHSKGLKLGIYSSPGPRTCGGFEGSYAHEELDARTWATWGIDYLKYDWCSASRIWKNEDMRAVYQKMGEALRATGRPMVYGLCQYGLAEVQKWGPSVGANLWRTTMDIQDRWTSMAEIGFSQSALAAFGGPGHWNDPDMLEVGNTHMTTLEYRTHFSLWAMLAAPLIAGNDVRNMSSETKEILLNREVIAINQDSLGQPARRLRKDGDTEVWSRPLAGGAYAIALFNRGQEDAEVSVRWSDLDRNRPRHLRDVWRHEDLGQITEQFTATVRSHGTVLIRIAP, from the coding sequence TCACAGTATTGCTGGCAGCCTGGATCTCTCTTGGCGCGCAGAACAAAGACATCTCGGGAACATGGGTCGCCAAGCAGAACAGCCCCATGGGCGAAATGGAAATCGTCTATGAGTTGAAGGTCGAAAAGGGCAGGATCACCGGAACGCAGCGGATGCCCTTCGGCGACTTCCCGATTACCGGAGGAAAACTGGAAGGCGACCGCTTCGAGATGACTGTCGAAACGGAATTCTTCGGAAACGTGCAGAAGCGGGTGGTGAAAGGCAAAATCGCAGGGGATGCCTTGGAGGTGGAACTGGCCATGCCGGCGCCGCCTCCGGGCATGGCCCAGGGCGGGCCGGGCGGCGGTCCTCAGGGTGCACCGTTCGGAAGCGCCACGGTGACTGCGCGCCGGGGAACGCCCACGCCATCCAACCGGGCGCCTGGCATCGATTACAATTCCCTCCCCAAGATTGCCCTGCCCTCTATCACAGAACTTCCGCGGAACGGCCTCTCGCCAACACCACCCATGGGCTGGAGCAGTTGGAACAAGTTTGGAGCGAAGATCGACGATAAAACGATCCGCTCGGTAGCGGACGCCATGGTGGCCAGTGGGATGGGGGATGCCGGCTACACCTACGTGAATATCGACGATGGCTGGCAGGGGAAACGGGACGAGAGCGGCGTTCTGCAGCCGAATTCCGGCTTCCCCGACATGAAGGCTCTCGCCGACTACGTGCATTCCAAGGGGCTGAAGCTGGGGATCTATTCTTCTCCGGGACCTCGGACTTGCGGCGGCTTCGAGGGCAGCTATGCTCACGAGGAGCTCGATGCCAGAACCTGGGCCACCTGGGGTATTGATTATCTCAAGTACGACTGGTGCAGCGCCTCACGGATCTGGAAGAACGAAGATATGCGGGCTGTGTACCAGAAGATGGGTGAGGCCCTCCGCGCCACAGGCCGCCCGATGGTATATGGCCTCTGCCAGTATGGGCTGGCGGAAGTGCAGAAGTGGGGTCCATCCGTGGGCGCAAACCTGTGGCGGACGACGATGGACATCCAGGACCGCTGGACATCCATGGCGGAGATTGGATTCTCGCAAAGCGCACTGGCTGCCTTCGGCGGACCGGGGCATTGGAACGATCCCGACATGCTCGAAGTCGGTAACACGCATATGACGACGCTGGAGTACCGAACCCACTTCAGCCTGTGGGCGATGCTCGCCGCGCCGCTCATCGCGGGGAATGACGTGCGCAACATGTCGTCCGAGACCAAAGAGATTCTGCTGAATCGCGAAGTAATCGCGATCAACCAGGACAGCCTGGGTCAGCCGGCCAGGAGACTGCGCAAGGACGGCGATACAGAGGTCTGGTCCAGGCCGCTAGCAGGCGGGGCGTATGCAATCGCTCTGTTCAATCGTGGCCAGGAGGACGCCGAAGTCTCGGTGCGATGGAGCGACCTTGATCGGAACAGGCCAAGGCACTTGCGTGACGTGTGGAGGCACGAGGACCTGGGTCAAATCACCGAACAATTCACGGCCACTGTGCGATCGCATGGGACGGTGCTCATTCGCATCGCGCCCTGA
- a CDS encoding zinc-binding dehydrogenase produces MPDDSPFLILPSPPLVASHLTRFAPPQSQSVSDGLNPAPQQSQAGRSDCREFSRGIHPAPGPESIRRISPPDSVPVAVTTFPSVCNTGARPSDPVRIARGADTEKFTRELGARHYIDSTTSDVSAALQKLGGARVILATVTDADAMSAAMGGLGYKGEFVILGVPGKPVQAAVLGLVLQRQSIRGWPTGTSIDSEDTLKFSEISGVLPLIEKYPLEQTSDADDRIISGYARFRVFRETEF; encoded by the coding sequence GTGCCGGACGACTCCCCTTTTCTGATCCTGCCGTCTCCTCCGCTGGTCGCCTCGCACCTTACCCGTTTTGCCCCGCCCCAGTCCCAGAGCGTAAGCGACGGGCTCAACCCTGCTCCGCAACAAAGCCAGGCCGGCCGGAGCGACTGCCGCGAGTTCAGCCGCGGAATCCACCCCGCACCAGGCCCCGAATCCATCCGTCGAATCAGCCCGCCCGACTCGGTTCCTGTCGCCGTCACGACCTTCCCTTCGGTGTGCAATACCGGAGCGCGGCCTTCCGATCCCGTCCGCATCGCCCGCGGGGCGGACACAGAGAAGTTCACGCGGGAATTGGGCGCGCGTCACTACATCGACAGCACCACCTCCGATGTGTCCGCCGCCCTCCAGAAACTCGGGGGAGCCCGCGTGATTCTGGCCACGGTGACCGACGCCGATGCCATGTCCGCCGCGATGGGCGGCCTCGGGTACAAGGGTGAATTTGTGATCCTCGGTGTGCCCGGCAAGCCGGTCCAGGCCGCCGTGCTCGGCCTCGTCCTGCAGCGCCAGTCGATTCGCGGTTGGCCCACTGGTACGTCGATCGACTCTGAAGACACGCTCAAGTTCAGTGAGATCAGCGGCGTGCTCCCGTTGATCGAAAAGTATCCGCTGGAGCAGACCTCGGACGCCGACGACCGCATAATCAGTGGCTACGCGCGCTTCCGGGTATTCCGGGAAACGGAGTTCTGA